The genomic interval TATAGAACTATTAGCATCATCACAATCATCGTTATTTAAAACATAACCTGTTGGTTGTGTACATGAACTTAAGCTTTCTAAACCACCATACTTGTCACCATCAGCATCTTTGTACCATATCGTTATATTCTGGTCTGGGTTATAAACTGAAGGACAGTTATCTTTTTCATCAGCGATACCATCTGAATCTGAATCAGGTTTTATAACTGTAACAGATATGCTTTCTGAAATAGAGATAGCATTCTCATTATCATATGCTTTAGCATTTATAGTATATACTCCTGTTTTAATATTATTCCAACTAAAACTATACGGTTTACTAGATGTTTCAGCTAGTAGTGTATTATTAGCATAAAATCCTACTTTACTTATTGAGCCATCTTTGTCAAGTGCGTCTGCAGAAATTGTTATCGTATTTCCTTCAGTATATGTTGTATGGTTTTCTGGAGATATAATGCTTACAGTGGGCAGTTGGTTTATAGTAGCAAGTCCATTTATTTGAACTGTTACAATACTTTCTGATGCGTTAGAGCTTATTGTAAGTTTTTCAGAGTAACTGCCTTCATATTCAGGTTTGAATAATACAGGTAGATCGATTTGCTCACCAGATTTAATAGTGAGATTCTTTATTGTTCCTTCAAAAGGTGTATTATAGTTTATGTTATCTATAATGAGATCAATATTTCCTGTGTTTTGAATTTTTAGATATTTAGTAGAAGCTTTACCTACCTTAGTGGGATCAAATATTAATTCATTATTAACCGATATTTCAGCTTTTTCAATAACAGTAATAGTTTGCTTCTTTTCAAAAGCGCCAATATCGGGAGCATTTCCGGAGAAGTCTAGGTTTACGGCATCTCCTTGTTGCCAACTTCTACTTTCTGATAACTCTAAATATCCATTACTGTAATCGATACCTTTGATTTCTACGGCTAAGCCTGTGCCTATCCGAATCTTATCTCCTGTTTGTATCCCAAAACCATCACTAAAATAGCGGGCATCCTCTACCTGTACTCGATTGCCTGAACCACTTGAGCTCATCACTTGGGTTAAGGATACACCTTTGTCTATCAATTTGCTGTTACCATTCAAATAAAAGTCTTCCATTGTTTTTGGACTTGCTGCCATAAAACCCGGTTCAGATAACACATTGCCCGATACCTGTTTACCATAATTACGCTCTATGTCTGACACTGAGGCCTTGCCTATACCCTCTACATACAACCAGTCTACCTCACCACTTTGTGAATAAAAACAATTGCCCTTCACCTCTCCTTCATTAAAAGCTTCTTTACCTGAGCTAATCACATTCATAAATATATGACCACTATACTTGTTGTTTTTAGGGGATAAACCTGCCTGATAAGAAATATTATTCTTAAATACATTGGCCTTGCTATCTGTACCTGTGGAACTTAGTATGCGCCAACTCGGACCTCCATTATTACTAATGGTATTCTGATAGATATGCTGATACCTTGCATATTGGGTGGTGCTGTTGGCAGTACTACCTACAGCTTCTTGCGTGCCTTGAAATATTAAATTCTTTCGAACAATTTGATTCTCTCCCTGTGCCTTCATCATTTGAGGATACAGGTTATCAGATGCCTTAAAGGTATTTCTTACAATATTTTCTTCAAATACATTATAGCCTCCTATAGCCCCATTACAACCTTTACTCTCTACATTACTGAGTTCCAAACAGCGATTTCCTATGGGTTCTCCAGCGCTATTTGTTCCCCATGAATTATCAAAAGTATTGCCTTTTATAATGTTATATCTACCATATACAGCCAATAGGTTATGGCCGCCATGAGTCAGATAATTATTTTGTAATAAGTTGTGATTGGCACATTTTAGAGAAATAATATCTCCACGATCTTCTCCATTGCCATCATTCCAAGTACCACAATAATCCATTCGGTTATTGATCAATTGGTTGTAACTACTGCCTTCATCTAGACTTACACCAGACCAGCCTTTGGCATATTGAAAGTGGCAATCTTTAATTAGGCAGTAATGGCTATCATACATTTGTACCCACACCTCCACATTGGCATCTGTATATAACTTTTTGCCATCTACATTGATATTGATGATATGTATATAAGCTTTACCATCCAGCTGTATGGCGATTTTGATATTGGAAAGAGTGACATCTTGTCCATTATAAGCTTGATAGATAATAGGTTTTCCAGGTAGTCCAGAAACCTTAGGTGCAATTTGTTGTCCGGAGTAAGCACCTTGATGGATGAATACCCGGTCACCTGCCGCCACTATCGCATTAGCTTTTTCAATACTTTTCCAAGGTTTTTCTAAAGTACCAGTATTAGCATCATTACCCGTACTAACCGATACATGATAATCAGTAGCTAAGACTGAAGAGGAAAAAACAATCAATAAAAGGATAATAATGTGGCAATTCAAGTAAATCTGATTGACGTATTTGACTATCATTTGTTAATTTGTTAATTAATGTTAATTGGATTCAGAGCATTGATTAACAAAATTGTAGCCAAGTCTTGATAATTGTATGAATTTTATAAATACGAAAGGTAAATCAATATTTGATTAGTCGGTATAATATTTTTTCGTTTTGCCGATAAGCCTTATATTATGTATATTTATTAATATAAGGCAGTCTTAGCATTATTGAATAATAATAATTTATATGTACATACTTTAGTAAGAAAGTTTAAAGGCATATATTACAATAATAGACACTAATTTTAGCATGAATTACCATAAAATAACTATTTCAGGTTATTTTTAACTCTATATTGAGGTGTAATATTTGTATTATTAAAATCAACTTTTAAACTAAAGTAATAAGTGTCAAAATTTTTGTCTATACATTATTATATAATACCATTATTTAATTGTACTGATGTTTTTTACCATTGGAATACATGATTTTATACGTCATTAAACCTTTGGAATAGTCTCACTTACTTATAGGTTACTATTTAATATAGTATATGCTTTTATCTTCTAAAGAAGTAGTTACTTGATTATGGGTATTTAAAATTAGTCATTTAAAACCTCTAATTTTAAATTCTTACTTTTGACTCAATAAATAACATTATTTCAATATATGGATACAGTTCTACTCACAGGATCAGCAGGTTTTATTGGTATGCATACTGCTGAAAGACTATTAAAATTAGGCTATAAGGTTGTTTCTTTAGATAGTATTAATGACTATTATGATGTAAGTCTCAAGTATGCAAGATTAAAAAAATTGGGTATACCTAAGGAGGATATACTATATAATCAAGAAATTAATGGAATAGAGGGTTTTTCATTTATTCAACTATCTTTAGAAGATGCAGGAAACCTCAATAATTTATTTGCGAGAACAAAAATAGATTATGTAATTCATCTTGCTGCACAAGCAGGAGTGAGGTACTCAATTACAAATCCTAGAAATTATATTGATAGTAATGTGATTGGTTTTTATAATATATTGGAAGCTTGTAGGTATTATCCTGTAAAGCATCTTGTATTTGCATCAAGTTCTTCTGTTTATGGCCTTAATAAAAAGGTGCCGTTTAATGAGTCAGATCATACTGCTCACCCTGTGTCTTTATATGCAGCTACAAAAAAGGCTAATGAAGTTATAGGACACTCATATAGTCAGTTATATCAAATTCCCATGACAGGATTACGCTTTTTTACTGTGTATGGACCTTGGGGAAGACCTGATATGGCTCCGTTTAAGTTTACAAAAGCTATTTTAAATGATGAAACTATTCAAGTTTATAATCATGGAGAGATGCAAAGAGACTTTACTTATGTTGATGACATTGTAGAAGGAGTGTGCCTTACTTTAGAGCATATACCTACCCATAACAAAGGTTACAGTCATGTTGATCCAGATCCATCTAGTAGTTCTGCACCATATCGTATTTTTAATATAGGTAACAGTAAACCTGTTCATTTAATGGACTTTATTAAGTCTATTGAAAAGGCTACAGGTAAAAAAGCTATAATGGACTTAATGCCAATGCAGCCAGGTGATGTGCATATAACTTATGCAAATACAACAAACTTGCAACGGGTTACTGGATATAACCCATCTACAAGTATACAGGACGGAATAAATGCATTTGTTGAGTGGTATACTCAATTTTATTCTAAAGAGTAAATGAGTACACATAATAACATTTGTTAATTAATGGTAGATGTAAGTTATCAACTTATTTAAGCTACTTATTAATTACTATTTTTATGTATCGAAGTTTTATTACATTCTACTATCTAAATTTAAATGAAACTATTTAGCCTTTTATATAGAGCTGCTTTTCTCCTCATTTTGACGAGCGTTTGCTTATATAGTCAAACGATTAGTTTTAATTCAAGTGGATTAGTTGGGGAGCTAAGTGAGAACCCGACCTCTTTGCAATTTGGCCCCGATGGCCGCTTATATGTAGCACAGCAAGATGGGTTGATATATGCCTATAGCATTGAGCGAGTAAGTGCCAATAACTATTCAGTAACCAGCGTAGAGACAATAGATATTGTTCGCAATGAAACGCCAAACCATGATGATGATGGGGCATATAACAACACAAAAAACAGACA from Chondrinema litorale carries:
- a CDS encoding Ig-like domain-containing protein, coding for MIVKYVNQIYLNCHIIILLLIVFSSSVLATDYHVSVSTGNDANTGTLEKPWKSIEKANAIVAAGDRVFIHQGAYSGQQIAPKVSGLPGKPIIYQAYNGQDVTLSNIKIAIQLDGKAYIHIININVDGKKLYTDANVEVWVQMYDSHYCLIKDCHFQYAKGWSGVSLDEGSSYNQLINNRMDYCGTWNDGNGEDRGDIISLKCANHNLLQNNYLTHGGHNLLAVYGRYNIIKGNTFDNSWGTNSAGEPIGNRCLELSNVESKGCNGAIGGYNVFEENIVRNTFKASDNLYPQMMKAQGENQIVRKNLIFQGTQEAVGSTANSTTQYARYQHIYQNTISNNGGPSWRILSSTGTDSKANVFKNNISYQAGLSPKNNKYSGHIFMNVISSGKEAFNEGEVKGNCFYSQSGEVDWLYVEGIGKASVSDIERNYGKQVSGNVLSEPGFMAASPKTMEDFYLNGNSKLIDKGVSLTQVMSSSGSGNRVQVEDARYFSDGFGIQTGDKIRIGTGLAVEIKGIDYSNGYLELSESRSWQQGDAVNLDFSGNAPDIGAFEKKQTITVIEKAEISVNNELIFDPTKVGKASTKYLKIQNTGNIDLIIDNINYNTPFEGTIKNLTIKSGEQIDLPVLFKPEYEGSYSEKLTISSNASESIVTVQINGLATINQLPTVSIISPENHTTYTEGNTITISADALDKDGSISKVGFYANNTLLAETSSKPYSFSWNNIKTGVYTINAKAYDNENAISISESISVTVIKPDSDSDGIADEKDNCPSVYNPDQNITIWYKDADGDKYGGLESLSSCTQPTGYVLNNDDCDDANSSINPNTIWYADNDNDGLGNPDQFLTQCLQPEGYVLNNKDTEDNDSNISNKGDNIIESSFNFSTIHDAYLENGTLKNNKDLRIENDKRETYLQFNIEGIAEKADIKNATLNIKIGSDNGNGTLRVFKGDHNNWTEFNLSSQNKPNKELELDNLTESYSNPKVYSFDVTNAITGNGSISFIISMDAGGNDVAFMSKENTVAPELLISTIEYQEEPEPEIEPSNFMLIDASKDTDIEYIADSDKIVLSELSSQNLNIRYDIPISGENSIVFIMNNENVRTENSAPYTVYGDKNGDYFNWTPSPGMYTLTAEVYDRKRGNGNLLMEETITFEVAKTTSESFAITYPFDGSEVETNKEVTISANVPSQTNGRVKDVTVNFYINGNKIGEATQYPYQINWSTFTKGKYTITASMENNNQLEIAPEVNISAIKLTNILPDIDWLNSMDKIYEYTKNVTLETSVTDKDGKVEKVEFYNGEELLAAVTKVPYSFKWVTPDPGVYEITAKAFDDDGDVSISEALTFTVLLPNGDMPVVASNDKDGNPLEEIIEEEEALSFDVAFGPNPVTSFLKIKPEYNKEGNLNITAFSIDGRKIELMSETIYQPDTIIELGLHHLKKGLYVIEVNLNNYKKTFKIVKQ
- a CDS encoding NAD-dependent epimerase, with translation MDTVLLTGSAGFIGMHTAERLLKLGYKVVSLDSINDYYDVSLKYARLKKLGIPKEDILYNQEINGIEGFSFIQLSLEDAGNLNNLFARTKIDYVIHLAAQAGVRYSITNPRNYIDSNVIGFYNILEACRYYPVKHLVFASSSSVYGLNKKVPFNESDHTAHPVSLYAATKKANEVIGHSYSQLYQIPMTGLRFFTVYGPWGRPDMAPFKFTKAILNDETIQVYNHGEMQRDFTYVDDIVEGVCLTLEHIPTHNKGYSHVDPDPSSSSAPYRIFNIGNSKPVHLMDFIKSIEKATGKKAIMDLMPMQPGDVHITYANTTNLQRVTGYNPSTSIQDGINAFVEWYTQFYSKE